A genomic window from Pocillopora verrucosa isolate sample1 chromosome 7, ASM3666991v2, whole genome shotgun sequence includes:
- the LOC131780094 gene encoding uncharacterized protein, producing MIRYALSMFILVCSHATLSSAENSLEEILLQYEEYMNVNPDEEIQDSVIPLTSLIDERTLQAKAGKKETVLAELLEPAYREQIQAIPLVPLSGEETLKASDEEKERLQAKFLTPGHKKSASIRVNEDEQIQDLEEVRRKKSIVSKWLNPGHKKIQEVNGILVRSDWILDPKKVSITINEDE from the exons ATGATACGCTATGCTCTTTCAATGTTCATATTGGTGTGCAGTCATGCAACGCTGTCCAGTGCTGAGAACTCTCTAGAGGAGATACTGttacagtatgaagaatatatGAACGTGAACCCTGACGAGGAGATTCAAGATTCAGTGATACCGCTGACATCACTTATTGATGAGAGGACTCTGCAAGCAAAAGCCGGGAAAAAGGAGACGGTCCTAGCAGAACTCCTAGAACCAGCATACAGA GAGCAGATCCAAGCAATACCGCTGGTACCATTGTCAGGAGAGGAGACTCTGAAAGCTTCAGACGAGGAAAAGGAGAGGCTCCAAGCAAAATTCCTGACACCAGGACACAAA AAAAGTGCATCCATCAGAGTCAACGAAGACGAGCAGATCCAAGATCTGGAAGAAGTCAGGAGGAAGAAGAGTATCGTATCAAAATGGCTAAATCCAGGACACAAA AAAATTCAAGAGGTGAATGGCATATTGGTTAGGAGTGACTGGATCCTGGATCCTAAGAAAGTATCCATCACAATCAACGAAGACGAGTAG